The Sandaracinus amylolyticus genomic interval GGTCGTCGCGTGGATGCATCACCACACGACGGACGCGAGCGGCGCGCCCATCGAGCGCGGCACGGTGGTGCACCTCGACCCGGCCAGCTGGGGCGAGCGCGCGCGACGCAGCGGCACGGTCGACGAGGTGTTCGCGCCTTCGCCACGCGAGGCGCTCTCGCGCTTCTTCGTCGATCTCCACATCCGTCTGTTCCTGCCCGACACGACCGGGCTCTGGGCGACCGGCCTCGTGGGCTTCGGGCTCTTGCTGCTCGTGGTGACCGGGCTCTTCGTGCACCGGCCGTTCTTCCGTCACGCGACGCGGGTCCGCGGCACCGCCGCGCCGAGGAAGCTGCTGCACGATCTGCACACCGTGGTCGCGGTGTGGACGCTGCCGTTCACCGCGGTGCTCTCGCTCACCGGCGCGTTCCTCTCGTTCGGCGGTGCGCTCGTGTTCCCGCTCCTCACCGAGGCCGCGTTCGGCGGGGACGAGGCCGCGCTCGATCGCGCGTTCTCCGGCGCGCCCGAGCCCGCCGCCGAGATCGCGATCGCGCCCGCGACCACGGCGCTCGGCGCCGCGCTCACGGACGCGCGCAGCCGCAGCGAGCACGACGCGCGGCGCGTCGAGTGGATCGAGGTCGCGCACTGGAGCCGCAGCGACGCGCACATGACGCTCTACACGAGCCCGGTGTTCGGCCCGCAGTACGACGTCTCGCATCGCTACGACGGCGACGGGACCTGGCGGAGCGTCCGCGCGTGCTTCGGGAACGGACAGTCGTTCGGCGGCGCGCTCTACCAGTGGATGTCGGCGCTCCACTACGGGAACTTCGGCGGAGGCCTGGTGCGCGCGCTGTGGATGCTGCTCGGCGTGCTCGCGGCGTCGCTCGCGCTGACCGGGCTCGGCATCTGGAGCGTGCGACGCACCGGCGGCGCCGAGGCGCGCGCAGGGCGCGTCGCGGGCGTGCTCACGATCGGCGCCGGGCTCGGGCTTCCGCTCGGCGCGGCGGTCGCGGTGCACGCGTGGGCGCTCGCGAACGCCTCCGGCGCGTCGCCGTACGCGGCGATGGCGGTGTCGCTGGTCCTCGGGCCGGCGATCGTCGTGTGGCACGCGGCGCGTCGTTCGTTCCGGAGCGTGCTGCGGCTCGGGCTCGTGGCGCTCGGCGTCGCGTGCGTGCTCGCGCCGCTCACGGCGCTCGTCGCGGTCGGGGATGCGTTCGGCGCGGCGTGGTGGATCGACGTGACGTTCGCCGTGACGGGCATCGCCGCGATCGCCGCGGGAGCACGCATCGGGCGCGCCGTCGCGCCGGACGTCGTGCGCCGCGTCGCGGTCTCCGGCCCGAGCGCGCGCGAGGCATGAGATGAGCGCGCGCGTCGCCGTGCTGATCGCGCTCGCGCTCGCGACGTGCGCGTCGCGCGCCCTCGCGCAGGATCCAGACGCGCCCGATCCGGCGTCGGACGAGCTCGACGACGACGATTTGCTCACCGAGGACGTCGTCGTGTCGACGACGAGCGAGGCCGACGCGATCGCGGAGTCGGCGGACTCGGTGCTCGTGCTCGAGACCGACGTCGTGCGCATCCAGGCCGCCGACGCGGGCGAGGTCCTCGCGCGACAAGAAGGGATCTCGGTGCGCCGCGGAGGAGGGCTCGGCTCGAGCGCGCGCATCTGCATCCACGGGATCTGCGACGCCGGGATCCGCTACTTCCTCGACGGCGTCCCGCTCGAGCTCGCAGGGTTCGGCCACGGGATCTCGAACGTCCCGCTCTCGATGGTCGAGCGCGTCGAGATCTATCGCGGCGCGGTTCCGATCCGGCTCGGCACGGACGCGCTCGGCGGCGTGATCGACCTCGTGCGCGAGCAGGCGTACTTCGTCCCGCACGCGTCGGCATCGCTCCTCGCGGGCTCGTGGGGCACCTACCGCGCGTACGTCGACGGCGGCTACCGGCACGACGCGTCGGGCTTCTACGCGGGCGCGAGCGCGTTCGTCGATCACGCGGACAACGACTACCCGATCGACGTGCTCGTGACCGACGCGGCGGGGCGCCTCTCACCGGCGCGCGTGCGCCGCTTCCACGACGCGTACGACGCGTACGGCGTCGCGGCGGAGGTCGGTCTCGTCGGCGTCCCGTTCGCCGATCGGCTCCTGCTCCGCGGCTTCGTGAACGAGTACGACCGCGAGCTCCAGCACAACGTCGTGATGACGGTGCCCTACGGCGAAGTGACGTACGGCGAGGTCTCGGCGGGCGGGCTCCTCCGCTACTCGCACACGATCGACACGCAGTGGTCGATCGACGCGTTCGCCGGCTACACGCGCCGCGAGATCACGTTCCGCGACGCGTCGACGTGGGTCTACGACTGGCACGGACGGCGCGTCCGCGAGCGACGCGTCGCGGGCGAGATCGATCCTCGCGCGCGCGACCAGGTCGTGTGGGAGGACGCGGCGCCGGCGCGCCTGACGCTGTCGTTCCAGCTCACGCCCGAGCATCTCTTCGTCGCGAACGTCACGCCCGAATTCACGAGCCGCTCGGGCGACGAGCGCGTCCAGGTCGATCCGATGGCGCGCGATCCGCTCAGCGCGCAGCGCGACCTCTTCACGATGGTCTCCGGCATCGAGCACCGCATGAGCGTCTTCGACGACGCGCTCGAGACGTCGCTGTTCATCAAGGACTACGTCTACGCGAGCGCGTCGGAGGAGGTGCTGCGGGACTCGATCGTCGCGCGCCACGATCGCAGCACGCACGACGTCGGCGCCGGCGCGGCGGCGCGGTACCGCATCGCCGACGGCATCCTCGCGCGCGCGACGTACGAGTACGCGACGCGCCTGCCCGAGCCGTACGAGGTGTTCGGCGACGGAGTCCTCGTCGTCGAGAACCTCGATCTTTTGCCCGAGCGCAGCCACAACGCGACGCTCGAGGGATCGCTCGACGTGCGCGCCGACCCGGGGCGCTTCGAGGCGAGCATCGCCGGCTTCGTGCGCGCGCGGGAGAACATGATCGTCCTCCTCGGCACCCAGCGGAGCTTCTCCTATCAGAACGTGTACAGCGCGCTCGTCGTCGGCGGCGAGGCGTCGGTGCGCTGGACGAGCCCGGGCGACTGGGTCGTGCTCGCCGCGAACGCGACGTACCAGGAGGACCGGAACACCAGCGCCGAGGGCACGTTCGCGCGGGTCCGCGGTGATCGCATCCCGAACCGGCCCTTCTTGTTCGCCAACTTCTCGGCCGAGCTCCACGCGAGCGGCGTGCTCGGCCATCGCGACGAGCTGACGCTCGGATGGCGTGGCCGCTACGTCCACGAGTTCTTCCGCGGCTGGGAGTCGCAGGGGAGCGTCGAGCACAAGCAGACGGTGTCCTCGCAGCTCGCGCAGGACGTGTGGCTCACCTACGTGGTCGACGGCGAGCCGCGCATCTCGACGTCGCTCGAGGTCCAGAACCTCGCGGACGCGGCGCTCTTCGACTTCTTCGGCGCGCAGCGCCCGGGGCGCTCGTTCTTCGTTCGCGTCACGGCGGAGCTCTGAGCTACCTGAGAACGACATTGCGAATCGTTCTCACATCGCCTATCCTGGGACGGCTTCGCCGAAAGGATGCAGACGATGCGCTCGAGGACGCCGACCGGTAGGAACCCATCCGCAGCAGCCGGGCTGCTGCTCGCAGGGATGCTCGCGGGCGCCGTCGGGTGCGGCGGCGACGACGACACGGGCGGCGGCCCGGGCCCGGAGGGACCGCTCTACGCCGTCATGTACGAGGTCTACGACGACGTCGGATCGACGAGCTACCTCAGCCTGCTCGACTCGCTCGACATCGAAGAGATCGACACGACACGCACGCGCGAGTACGGCGGCGGCCGCGCGTTCATCCAGGCCTACAACGGCTGGCTCTTCGTCGGGGAAGCGCAGTCTCCCACGGTGATCCGCTACAGCGTCGACGACGACGGAGAGCTGGTGGAAGAGGGGCGCGTCAGCTTCTCGAACTACGGCCTCGAGTCGGCGGTCCTCGACGACTGGGCGATCACCTGGCTCAGCCCGACGAAGGCCTACCTCGTGAACTTCGCCGACGGGCGGACGATCATCTGGAACCCGACGACGATGGAGATCACGGGCGAGATCGAGCCCGCGGAGGAGTTCCTGCGCGAGGGTCTCTCGCTCGAGGGCGCACCGGCCGCCGTGCGCGGGAACCTACTGTTCCGGACGTTCAACTGGGTGAACTACGACACGGCCGAGTACTCGACCGACTTCCTGCTCGCCATCTACGACACCGACAGCGACGAGCTGATCGAGCTCGTGACCGAGACGCGCTGTCCGGTGCCGGGCAACCTCGTGCACCAGGACGAGGCGGGCAACATCTACTTCAGCAACTGGCTGTGGCCGCTGGCGGGCACGATCATGCGCGACGCGCCCGAGAGCTGCGTCCTGCGCATCGCGCCCGGCGAGACCCGCTTCGACCCCGAGTGGACGCTCGACTACGCCGACGTCACCGACGGTCATCACGGCGCGATGTTCACCTACGTGGGCGATGGCGAGGCGCTCGCGTCGGCGTTCTACGACGAGCGCACGTCGTTCGACGAGACGACGAACCCGTGGAGCTACCTGTCGACGCTGAACTGGCGCATCTGGCGCTTCGACATCGACGACCCGAGCACCGCGGCGCCGCTCGAGGGGCTCGACTTCAACGGTGGCGCGTTCACGCCCGTGCAGTTCGACGACCGCCTGCTCCTGATGGTCCCGGGCGGCGAGGCCGAGGGCTACGCGACGCAGATCTACGAGGTCGAGGGCAACCAGGCGACGCCGCGCGTCAGGCTTCCCGGCTGGTCGTATCAGTTCGTGAAGCTGCGCTGAGCGGCGCGACGTCGCGCGATCACGAGCGCGAGGAGGAGGCCGATCGCCCACGTGGTGATCGGCCTTCGTGCGTCCGTCGCGCCCACCGCGCGGCAGCCGCAGCCGCCATCGCTCGACGTGCTCACCGGCATGCAGTAGCCGCCCATCGTGCTGCACACCTCGCCGCCGCGACACTCGTCGTCGTCGTCGCAGAGCACGCGGCACATGCCGCCGACGCACGTCATGCCGCCCGCGCAGTCGGTCGGCATCGTGCAGGTCACGCGCACGCACTCGCCCGCGCTGCACCGCTCGCCGCCCGCGCACTCGCGATCCTCGGTGCAGCTCGTCGAGCTCGAGCCCGCGTCGTCGTTCGACGAGGTGCCGGCGT includes:
- a CDS encoding TonB-dependent receptor domain-containing protein — encoded protein: MSARVAVLIALALATCASRALAQDPDAPDPASDELDDDDLLTEDVVVSTTSEADAIAESADSVLVLETDVVRIQAADAGEVLARQEGISVRRGGGLGSSARICIHGICDAGIRYFLDGVPLELAGFGHGISNVPLSMVERVEIYRGAVPIRLGTDALGGVIDLVREQAYFVPHASASLLAGSWGTYRAYVDGGYRHDASGFYAGASAFVDHADNDYPIDVLVTDAAGRLSPARVRRFHDAYDAYGVAAEVGLVGVPFADRLLLRGFVNEYDRELQHNVVMTVPYGEVTYGEVSAGGLLRYSHTIDTQWSIDAFAGYTRREITFRDASTWVYDWHGRRVRERRVAGEIDPRARDQVVWEDAAPARLTLSFQLTPEHLFVANVTPEFTSRSGDERVQVDPMARDPLSAQRDLFTMVSGIEHRMSVFDDALETSLFIKDYVYASASEEVLRDSIVARHDRSTHDVGAGAAARYRIADGILARATYEYATRLPEPYEVFGDGVLVVENLDLLPERSHNATLEGSLDVRADPGRFEASIAGFVRARENMIVLLGTQRSFSYQNVYSALVVGGEASVRWTSPGDWVVLAANATYQEDRNTSAEGTFARVRGDRIPNRPFLFANFSAELHASGVLGHRDELTLGWRGRYVHEFFRGWESQGSVEHKQTVSSQLAQDVWLTYVVDGEPRISTSLEVQNLADAALFDFFGAQRPGRSFFVRVTAEL
- a CDS encoding PepSY-associated TM helix domain-containing protein, yielding MSEPSASGPSTRRRLFEVHTWSGLLVGLLGFVVIGSGAIVVFADDIDVWAHRDRPHPELHDVDALGLERAIARVATTVPPEHLEDIGLWTAHGSVVAWMHHHTTDASGAPIERGTVVHLDPASWGERARRSGTVDEVFAPSPREALSRFFVDLHIRLFLPDTTGLWATGLVGFGLLLLVVTGLFVHRPFFRHATRVRGTAAPRKLLHDLHTVVAVWTLPFTAVLSLTGAFLSFGGALVFPLLTEAAFGGDEAALDRAFSGAPEPAAEIAIAPATTALGAALTDARSRSEHDARRVEWIEVAHWSRSDAHMTLYTSPVFGPQYDVSHRYDGDGTWRSVRACFGNGQSFGGALYQWMSALHYGNFGGGLVRALWMLLGVLAASLALTGLGIWSVRRTGGAEARAGRVAGVLTIGAGLGLPLGAAVAVHAWALANASGASPYAAMAVSLVLGPAIVVWHAARRSFRSVLRLGLVALGVACVLAPLTALVAVGDAFGAAWWIDVTFAVTGIAAIAAGARIGRAVAPDVVRRVAVSGPSAREA